Proteins encoded together in one Telopea speciosissima isolate NSW1024214 ecotype Mountain lineage chromosome 4, Tspe_v1, whole genome shotgun sequence window:
- the LOC122659164 gene encoding uncharacterized protein LOC122659164, with protein sequence MDKEVFLGASDSSLMSDVTGVLRAAIKLPLRNRKLTVSVTILLLIPFSILVMFHAVLAGPLLQKLEDFNKNHCTAQKDAWILVCLEFAFSLVFCVISLFGMTATICSSAVTYQGNIIRVKELLLMIQETWKRLIITGLYVLLITIAYVFLCLVMIEAFILITAIGAIGTWNISIVGCSASLVYLYPATVFMLGLVISILEDCYGMKAIGKARELIKGRKIQGLFVFVVYTLFYYECKKGQEENVQIELWTTILTP encoded by the exons atggaTAAGGAGGTCTTCCTAGGTGCTAGTGATTCATCTCTAATGTCTGATGTAACTGGAGTTCTAAGAGCAGCCATCAAGCTTCCTTTAAGAAATAGGAAACTCACTGTCTCGGTCACAATCCTTCTGCTTATTCCCTTCTCCATCCTGGTTATGTTTCATGCTGTCTTAGCTGGGCCTCTGCTACAAAAGCTTGAGGACTTCAACAAAAACCATTGTACAGCCCAGAAAGATGCCTGGATCTTGGTTTGTCTTGAATTTGCTTTCTCACTGGTCTTCTGTGTTATTTCTCTGTTTGGAATGACTGCAACTATTTGTTCATCTGCTGTGACTTACCAAGGTAACATTATTAGAGTTAAGGAGTTGTTATTGATGATCCAAGAGACTTGGAAAAGGTTGATCATTACAGGGCTATATGTTTTGCTTATCACCATTGCTTATGTGTTCCTATGTCTGGTAATGATTGAGGCCTTCATTCTAATTACTGCAATTGGTGCCATTGGTACATGGAATATTAGTATTGTGGGTTGTTCTGCTTCATTAGTGTATCTATACCCAGCAACTGTTTTTATGTTGGGTCTTGTGATCTCAATTCTAGAGGATTGCTATGGAATGAAAGCAATTGGAAAAGCTAGAGAACTCATCAAGGGGCGAAAGATTCAAGG GCTTTTTGTCTTTGTTGTCTACACTCTCTTCTATTATGAATGCAAGAAGGGTCAAGAAGAGAATGTACAAATTGAATTGTGGACTACAATTTTAACACCATGA
- the LOC122659924 gene encoding uncharacterized protein LOC122659924, translating into MASIFPSDLQFDFRVLRRTQFKISKNGKFMLSIIVLTLVPYSLLLLADHYIQYPLIMDFITRVLLLGTEKRRSPERTKLLSQIKEDARNIVTIQFFFTIGFCFISLFSITSTIYVSAMARAKKNLSFKELVSMIIRTWIRPTITLFYLTLLGSGYALLVLVSLGVLVVVSDGLLTLLVLCILTALLGFLLSQYLAANWVLGLVISVVEEGCYGLEALGRAAEIIKGKKLHFQGFIINLIFALICGTILGVLGYKFITSLLVARRLVILLVIVNMLCLVKIFYFMVYTMFYLHCKKIHQGMKVQ; encoded by the coding sequence ATGGCGTCCATCTTTCCTTCTGATCTGCAATTTGACTTCAGAGTTCTAAGAAGAACTCAATTCAAAATCTCCAAAAATGGGAAGTTCATGCTCTCCATCATCGTCCTTACCCTCGTCCCttactctcttctcttgctGGCTGATCATTACATCCAATACCCTCTGATTATGGATTTCATCACCAGAGTTCTTCTATTGGGCACAGAGAAACGCAGAAGCCCTGAACGCACCAAATTGCTCAGTCAAATCAAAGAAGACGCCAGAAACATTGTTACTATTCAATTCTTCTTCACAATTGGGTTTTGTTTCATCTCCCTGTTCTCCATAACTTCTACAATCTATGTTTCAGCCATGGCTAGAGCTAAGAAGAACCTATCCTTCAAGGAGCTTGTTTCGATGATTATAAGAACATGGATCCGACCAACGATCACTCTGTTCTACTTGACTCTTTTGGGTTCTGGTTatgcccttttggttttggtttcccTGGGTGTTCTTGTGGTGGTTTCTGATGGTCTTCTTACCTTGCTTGTCCTTTGCATTTTGACAGCCCTTTTGGGGTTTCTGCTTTCTCAGTACTTGGCTGCAAATTGGGTACTGGGGTTAGTGATTTCAGTTGTGGAAGAAGGTTGCTATGGCTTGGAAGCTCTGGGGAGAGCTGCAGAGATCATCAAGGGAAAAAAGCTTCATTTCCAGGGCTTCATCATAAACCTTAtttttgccttgatttgtgGTACCATTTTAGGGGTTCTTGGTTACAAGTTTATAACAAGTTTACTGGTAGCAAGGAGATTGGTGATCTTGTTGGTTATAGTGAACATGCTTTGCCTGGTTAAGATCTTCTATTTTATGGTGTACACTATGTTCTATCTCCATTGTAAgaaaatccatcaaggaatgaAAGTACAATGA